A window of the Brachyspira suanatina genome harbors these coding sequences:
- a CDS encoding RluA family pseudouridine synthase: protein MSKEEIELENNSIDTEEIEDDEIDAENSNNKKSFIITKDDIGKRLDTFVSEKLNITRSQVKNYLTYIIVNGIEKKLSYSLKLNDNIIINLDNIFKDKPDTANPIPENIDLDILYEDKYLLVINKPAGMSVHCSPSEMSGTLVNALLYKIKDFDFVGNKERAGIIHRLDKDTSGLMIIGKNANIVSSIQEQFKNRTIKKIYHAIVIGVLKDNYLEINLPIGRHQVYRKKMTVRDDGKEALTHIKVLKRFNSHTLIEINLKTGRTHQIRVHSSYKGFPVAGDKIYSKSFNKYSGLMLVAKKIEFMHPITKESLDFEIDYPDYFTNFLYSDNI from the coding sequence ATGAGCAAAGAAGAAATAGAATTAGAAAATAACAGCATTGATACAGAAGAAATAGAAGATGATGAAATTGATGCAGAAAATTCTAATAATAAAAAATCATTCATTATAACAAAAGATGATATAGGAAAAAGATTAGATACATTTGTAAGCGAAAAATTAAATATCACTAGAAGCCAAGTAAAAAATTATTTAACTTATATAATTGTTAATGGCATAGAAAAAAAATTATCATATTCTCTTAAATTAAATGATAATATAATAATCAATTTAGATAATATTTTTAAAGATAAACCAGATACAGCAAATCCAATACCTGAAAACATTGATTTAGATATACTTTACGAAGATAAATATTTACTTGTAATAAATAAGCCTGCCGGTATGAGTGTGCATTGTTCTCCTTCTGAAATGAGCGGTACTTTAGTTAATGCTCTTCTATACAAAATAAAAGATTTTGATTTTGTTGGAAATAAAGAGAGAGCTGGAATTATACATAGATTAGACAAAGATACTTCAGGACTGATGATCATTGGAAAAAATGCTAATATAGTATCGAGCATTCAGGAACAATTTAAAAATAGAACTATAAAAAAGATTTATCATGCAATTGTTATAGGAGTACTAAAAGATAATTATTTGGAGATAAATCTGCCGATAGGAAGGCATCAGGTATATAGAAAAAAAATGACTGTTAGAGATGACGGTAAAGAAGCTCTCACTCATATAAAAGTTTTAAAAAGGTTTAATTCTCATACACTAATAGAAATTAATCTTAAAACAGGAAGAACTCATCAAATAAGAGTGCATTCATCATATAAAGGTTTTCCTGTAGCTGGTGATAAAATATATTCTAAGAGTTTCAATAAATATTCAGGCCTTATGTTAGTTGCCAAAAAAATAGAGTTTATGCATCCTATAACTAAAGAATCATTAGACTTTGAAATAGACTATCCTGATTATTTTACAAATTTCCTGTACTCCGATAATATATAA
- the lspA gene encoding signal peptidase II, translating into MIKLNKVAEEIKQKKIYFLIALLIFIVDTVSKYFIDKYLQETIIKRVIGDILIFIYTRNYGVSFGFLNNVPETIQHIIPELLKVIVFIAMIVIFFIMLSINVKKQRLSMIGFTMVLGGAMGNLVDRIMRGYVTDFISMGFNETIRFPYNYNIADASITIGICIIAIGVFFFKEDFDKKKNIESDNSNTENN; encoded by the coding sequence ATGATAAAATTAAATAAAGTAGCAGAAGAAATTAAACAAAAAAAAATATATTTTTTAATAGCATTATTAATTTTTATAGTAGATACAGTATCTAAATATTTTATAGATAAATACTTGCAGGAAACTATTATTAAAAGAGTAATAGGAGATATATTAATATTCATATATACAAGGAATTACGGTGTATCTTTTGGTTTTCTAAATAATGTACCTGAAACAATTCAGCATATAATACCTGAATTATTGAAAGTTATAGTATTCATAGCTATGATTGTAATTTTCTTTATAATGCTTTCTATCAATGTTAAAAAACAAAGATTATCTATGATAGGTTTTACTATGGTTCTTGGAGGAGCTATGGGAAATTTGGTTGATAGAATTATGAGAGGATATGTTACTGATTTTATAAGTATGGGATTCAATGAAACTATAAGATTTCCATATAATTATAATATTGCTGATGCTTCTATTACAATAGGCATATGTATTATAGCTATAGGAGTTTTCTTTTTCAAAGAAGATTTTGATAAAAAGAAAAATATAGAATCTGATAACAGCAACACTGAAAATAATTAA
- the rfaE1 gene encoding D-glycero-beta-D-manno-heptose-7-phosphate kinase, producing MDLKDKAQKIIDAKVLVIGDLMLDRFTYGDVIRISPEAPVPVLHVNHEENYLGGAGNVARNISALLGNNNNDNIFMIGVIGKDKSADIIMDSMNYSNISVKGIIVDDTRSTITKTRIVAGTQQIVRIDEENTSPFSSNIVKNIEKAFINSIDNYNVVIISDYAKGIITKQLSKKIIDICNKKNKPVLVDPAIKHFSFYKKATLMTPNLKEAVEGAESKSPFYEFDAKAIKILGENIIKKLSLSKLMITLGANGMALFDKDIKHKDKNTPYIIPTKAKSVFDVSGAGDTVISVLAMCLSVGLSFKESSEIANAAAGVVVGKRGTSTLSLKELIDAL from the coding sequence ATGGACTTAAAAGATAAAGCCCAAAAAATAATAGATGCTAAAGTACTTGTTATAGGGGATTTGATGCTTGATAGATTCACCTACGGAGATGTTATAAGAATATCTCCTGAAGCTCCTGTACCTGTACTTCATGTAAATCATGAGGAAAATTATTTAGGCGGGGCTGGAAATGTGGCAAGAAATATATCAGCTTTACTTGGCAATAATAATAATGACAATATATTTATGATAGGTGTCATAGGAAAAGATAAATCGGCAGATATTATAATGGATAGTATGAATTATTCTAATATATCTGTTAAAGGAATTATAGTAGATGATACAAGATCAACTATAACAAAAACAAGAATAGTAGCAGGCACTCAGCAAATAGTAAGAATAGATGAAGAGAATACCAGTCCTTTTTCTTCTAATATTGTAAAAAATATAGAAAAAGCATTTATTAATAGTATTGATAATTATAATGTTGTTATAATAAGCGATTATGCAAAAGGTATAATAACAAAGCAGTTATCAAAAAAGATAATAGATATATGCAATAAAAAAAATAAGCCTGTATTAGTTGATCCTGCTATAAAGCATTTTTCATTTTATAAAAAAGCTACTCTTATGACTCCTAATTTGAAAGAGGCTGTAGAGGGGGCTGAAAGTAAATCTCCTTTTTATGAATTTGATGCAAAGGCTATAAAGATTTTAGGTGAAAATATTATAAAGAAATTAAGTTTATCAAAATTAATGATAACTTTAGGTGCTAATGGAATGGCTTTATTTGATAAAGATATAAAACATAAGGATAAAAATACTCCTTATATAATACCTACAAAGGCCAAAAGCGTATTCGATGTTTCTGGTGCTGGTGATACTGTTATATCAGTTCTTGCTATGTGTTTATCTGTTGGTTTATCATTTAAAGAATCTTCTGAAATTGCTAATGCTGCTGCAGGTGTTGTAGTTGGTAAGAGGGGAACTTCTACTTTAAGTTTGAAAGAATTAATTGATGCATTATAA
- a CDS encoding GNAT family N-acetyltransferase codes for MQIRKTTVNDIDKILEIFDYARKFMAENNNPNQWVDGYPGKSDVELDIKNNSSYVCLDDNNDIVGTFSFAIGEDENYDKIYDGNWLNDKEYGTIHRIAVLGGRKGVASFCLNYCLGICSNIKIDTYKDNIPMLNFLKKEGFKQCGTIILKMNGGKRIAFQKTI; via the coding sequence ATGCAGATAAGAAAGACTACAGTTAATGATATTGATAAAATTTTGGAAATATTTGATTATGCAAGAAAGTTTATGGCAGAAAATAATAATCCTAATCAATGGGTTGATGGATATCCTGGAAAGAGTGATGTTGAATTGGATATAAAAAATAACAGCAGTTATGTATGCTTAGATGATAATAATGATATAGTTGGTACTTTTTCTTTTGCTATAGGAGAAGATGAAAATTATGATAAAATATATGACGGTAATTGGCTTAATGATAAAGAATACGGCACCATACATAGAATAGCCGTACTTGGCGGAAGAAAAGGTGTTGCTTCATTTTGCCTTAATTATTGTTTAGGTATATGCAGCAATATTAAAATAGATACTTATAAAGATAATATACCTATGCTTAACTTTCTTAAAAAAGAAGGTTTCAAACAATGCGGAACAATAATTTTGAAAATGAATGGCGGAAAAAGAATAGCATTTCAAAAAACTATTTAA
- the trmD gene encoding tRNA (guanosine(37)-N1)-methyltransferase TrmD, with translation MIIDILTLFPKFYESTTSFGVISMALNEKKIDLNIEDMRVYGEGNYKKCDDYPYGGGPGMIMTYNIFKKYFDSHKKGYTIIFSPSGKTLTQQKIKELADKEHITMILGHYEGIDYRVEEKYADEALSIGDYVLSGGEIPALLLLDAIARYKGVMNNEESVISDTFEENSNGLLEYEQYTRPHEIDNMKVPEILLSGNHKNINEYRRKRSIIKTFENRADLFSKINLNKKDIETIFEYLKENNK, from the coding sequence ATGATAATAGACATTCTTACACTTTTTCCAAAATTTTATGAAAGCACAACTTCTTTCGGTGTTATATCAATGGCTCTCAATGAAAAAAAAATAGATTTAAATATTGAAGATATGAGAGTATACGGAGAAGGCAATTATAAAAAATGTGATGATTATCCTTACGGAGGAGGACCCGGAATGATTATGACTTATAATATTTTTAAAAAATATTTTGACAGTCATAAAAAAGGATATACAATTATTTTCTCTCCTTCAGGAAAAACTCTCACTCAGCAAAAAATAAAAGAGCTTGCAGATAAAGAACATATAACAATGATACTTGGACATTATGAGGGAATAGATTACAGAGTTGAAGAGAAATATGCAGATGAAGCTTTGAGTATAGGCGATTATGTATTAAGCGGCGGAGAGATACCTGCTCTTCTATTGTTAGATGCCATTGCAAGATATAAGGGAGTTATGAATAATGAAGAGTCTGTAATAAGCGATACATTTGAAGAGAACAGTAACGGACTTTTGGAATATGAACAGTATACAAGACCGCATGAAATAGATAATATGAAAGTACCTGAAATACTTCTTTCTGGAAATCATAAAAATATTAATGAGTATAGAAGAAAAAGAAGCATTATAAAAACTTTTGAAAATAGAGCAGATTTATTTTCAAAAATTAACCTTAATAAAAAAGATATAGAAACCATTTTTGAATATTTGAAAGAAAATAATAAATAA
- a CDS encoding type II toxin-antitoxin system HicB family antitoxin, translating to MSKYDFNIIIEQDEDGMYIATVPALKSCYTQAKSIDELYIRIKEVIELCLEVEEEHNYLKDNYKYNKLIKADKVEVSI from the coding sequence ATGTCTAAATATGATTTTAACATTATTATAGAGCAAGATGAAGACGGAATGTATATAGCAACAGTGCCTGCATTAAAAAGCTGCTATACTCAGGCAAAATCAATAGATGAGCTATACATAAGAATAAAAGAAGTTATAGAGCTTTGTCTTGAAGTTGAAGAAGAACATAACTATTTGAAAGATAATTATAAATATAATAAACTTATAAAGGCTGACAAGGTAGAAGTTAGCATATGA
- a CDS encoding type II toxin-antitoxin system HicA family toxin — translation MSKLSICDSKTMIKILMLLGFKELRQKGSHKFFINDIGLTTVIPVHNEDLTRGLIRKIFKDINITIDEYEKLKKSI, via the coding sequence ATGAGCAAATTGTCTATATGTGATTCAAAAACTATGATAAAAATTCTTATGCTATTAGGTTTCAAAGAATTAAGGCAAAAAGGAAGTCATAAATTTTTTATTAATGATATTGGTCTTACTACTGTTATACCTGTTCATAATGAAGATTTAACAAGAGGTTTAATCAGAAAAATTTTCAAAGACATAAATATCACTATAGATGAATACGAAAAATTAAAAAAATCAATTTGA